Proteins encoded by one window of Streptomyces sp. LX-29:
- a CDS encoding trans-aconitate 2-methyltransferase gives MHVAPTWDPRQYLRHASLRTRPFLDLLARIAEPPAASGRPIRIADLGCGPGNVTALLADRWPTAHITGYDNSAEMLAEARRHAGETPGGGHLDFRSADAADWEPGETYDLIVSSAALQWVPNHARSFERWVDSLAPGGTLAFQVPGNFTSPSHALLGELCDAPQWRERLEGFGRRFIHILDPVDYLERLTGLGCAVDAWETVYVPMLDGPDPVLEWVKGTALRPVLTELHDDPEASEEFLAQYRDLLRKAYPPGPYGTPFPHRRIFVNARRLSAYDSPADAG, from the coding sequence ATGCACGTCGCTCCAACCTGGGATCCGCGGCAGTACCTCCGGCACGCCAGCCTGAGGACGCGTCCCTTCCTCGACCTGCTCGCCCGCATCGCGGAGCCGCCGGCCGCCTCGGGGCGCCCCATCCGGATCGCCGACCTCGGGTGCGGCCCCGGAAACGTCACCGCGCTGCTCGCCGACCGCTGGCCGACCGCGCACATCACCGGCTACGACAACTCCGCCGAGATGCTCGCGGAGGCCCGGCGCCACGCCGGCGAGACCCCCGGCGGCGGCCACCTCGACTTCCGGTCCGCCGACGCCGCCGACTGGGAGCCCGGCGAGACCTACGACCTGATCGTCTCCAGCGCGGCACTCCAGTGGGTGCCCAACCACGCCCGCTCCTTCGAACGCTGGGTCGACTCCCTCGCCCCGGGCGGCACCCTCGCCTTCCAGGTGCCCGGCAACTTCACCTCGCCCAGCCACGCCCTGCTGGGCGAGCTCTGCGACGCCCCGCAGTGGCGAGAGCGCCTGGAGGGCTTCGGACGCCGCTTCATCCACATCCTGGACCCGGTCGACTACCTGGAGCGGCTCACCGGCCTCGGCTGCGCCGTGGACGCCTGGGAGACCGTCTACGTGCCGATGCTGGACGGCCCGGACCCGGTGCTCGAATGGGTCAAGGGCACGGCCCTGCGGCCCGTGCTGACCGAACTGCACGACGACCCGGAGGCATCCGAGGAGTTCCTCGCCCAGTACCGGGACCTGCTGCGCAAGGCCTATCCGCCCGGGCCCTACGGGACGCCGTTCCCCCACCGGCGGATCTTCGTCAACGCCCGCAGGCTGAGCGCGTACGACAGCCCCGCGGACGCGGGATGA
- a CDS encoding MarR family transcriptional regulator — protein sequence MEDEVDRLVAAWRRERPDLDVEPLEVLSRVSRLARHLDRARRLAFAEHQLEPWEFDVLTSLRRAGAPYQLSPGQLLTQTLVTSGTMTNRIDRLAKKGLVERLPDPSDRRGVLVRLTREGRDRADQALAGLLAQERAILAELSRQQRGELAGLLRQLTAPFDNIPS from the coding sequence ATGGAGGACGAGGTCGATCGGCTGGTCGCGGCGTGGCGCCGGGAGCGCCCTGACCTCGACGTGGAACCGTTGGAGGTGCTCAGCCGGGTGAGCAGGCTGGCCCGCCACCTCGACCGGGCGCGCCGGCTGGCCTTCGCCGAGCACCAGCTGGAGCCGTGGGAGTTCGACGTCCTGACCTCGCTGCGCCGGGCGGGCGCCCCGTACCAGCTCTCACCTGGGCAGTTGCTCACGCAGACGCTGGTGACCTCGGGGACCATGACCAATCGCATCGACAGATTGGCCAAGAAGGGCCTTGTCGAGCGGCTGCCCGACCCCAGCGATCGTCGCGGGGTGCTGGTGCGGCTCACCCGGGAGGGGCGGGACCGGGCGGACCAGGCCCTGGCCGGGCTGCTCGCCCAGGAGCGGGCGATCCTCGCCGAGCTCTCCCGTCAGCAGCGGGGCGAACTGGCCGGGCTGCTACGCCAGCTGACCGCCCCGTTCGACAACATCCCCAGCTAG
- a CDS encoding response regulator transcription factor has translation MARIRVLVVDDHRIFAESLAAALAAEQDVDVAAAGSGPAALRCLERGATEGRRFDVMLVDSDLGTATADLAQPAYAAASMAGDAGPAGTNGRAVGGRPGVDGISLVGAVRTAHPAVRTVVLAERDDPRRAAAALQAGSSGWVAKDCSLSRLLAVIRGVLRDETHLPPALLTGVLRELTAARKHRTESERLVESLTPREREVLRCMVAGLGRKAVAERLFLSPHTVRTHMQNVLGKLGVHSTLAAVALARRAGVGPVDLAGDVVERGGQLA, from the coding sequence GTGGCACGCATCCGGGTTCTCGTAGTGGACGATCACCGAATCTTCGCCGAGTCGCTGGCCGCTGCCCTGGCCGCGGAGCAGGACGTGGACGTGGCGGCGGCGGGCAGCGGGCCGGCGGCGCTGCGCTGCCTGGAGCGCGGGGCGACCGAGGGGCGCCGCTTCGACGTGATGCTGGTCGACTCCGACCTGGGCACCGCGACCGCCGACCTCGCGCAGCCCGCGTACGCGGCCGCGTCCATGGCGGGCGACGCCGGCCCGGCGGGGACCAACGGCCGGGCGGTCGGCGGCCGGCCGGGCGTGGACGGGATCTCCCTGGTCGGCGCCGTGCGCACCGCGCACCCCGCCGTCCGCACCGTGGTGCTCGCCGAGCGCGACGACCCGCGCCGCGCGGCCGCGGCGCTGCAGGCCGGGTCCTCCGGCTGGGTCGCCAAGGACTGCTCGCTGTCCCGGCTGCTCGCGGTCATCCGCGGAGTGCTGCGGGACGAGACGCATCTGCCGCCGGCGCTGCTCACCGGCGTGCTCCGGGAGCTGACCGCCGCCCGCAAACACCGCACCGAGAGCGAGCGGCTGGTGGAGTCGCTGACCCCGCGCGAGCGCGAGGTGCTGCGCTGCATGGTGGCGGGGCTGGGCCGCAAGGCGGTCGCCGAGCGGCTCTTCCTCTCCCCGCACACCGTCCGCACGCACATGCAGAACGTGCTGGGCAAGCTCGGGGTGCACTCCACCCTGGCGGCCGTCGCGCTGGCCCGCCGGGCGGGCGTGGGCCCCGTCGACCTAGCTGGGGATGTTGTCGAACGGGGCGGTCAGCTGGCGTAG
- the galK gene encoding galactokinase, with product MSDPYGAGHGPERTAAAFAAVYGGPPAGVWAAPGRVNLIGEHTDYNDGFVMPLALPHTTLAAAAPRADGRLRLHSGGVPEAGVIELRIAELAPTAAPRGAAARWATYPAGVAWAMREAGLAVGGADLHLDSTVPTGAGLSSSAALEVATAAALNDLYELGLAPQRLARLCQRAENAFVGVPCGIMDQTASACCTEGHALFLDTRLLTRRQVPFDLAAQGLRLLVVDTRVRHELADGAYANRRASCETAARALGVRALRDIPYVQLKSALADLGEDDRLRRRVRHVVTENRRVEEAVALLDVGEVRAVGPLLTAGHASCRDDFEVSCPELDLVVESANAAGALGARMTGAGFGGSAIVLVTEADAERIGQVVRDAFAAAGYRAPRVFPTLPSPGARRLA from the coding sequence ATGAGCGATCCGTACGGCGCCGGCCACGGTCCGGAGCGCACGGCCGCGGCCTTCGCGGCGGTCTACGGCGGCCCGCCGGCCGGGGTGTGGGCGGCGCCGGGCCGGGTCAACCTGATCGGCGAACACACCGACTACAACGACGGCTTCGTGATGCCGCTGGCGCTGCCGCACACCACGCTGGCCGCGGCCGCGCCGCGCGCCGACGGGCGCCTGCGGCTGCACTCCGGGGGCGTGCCCGAGGCCGGCGTGATCGAGCTGCGGATCGCGGAGCTGGCGCCGACCGCCGCGCCGCGCGGGGCGGCGGCCCGTTGGGCGACCTACCCGGCGGGGGTGGCCTGGGCGATGCGGGAGGCCGGCCTGGCCGTGGGCGGCGCGGACCTGCACCTCGACAGCACGGTGCCGACGGGGGCGGGGCTGTCCTCGTCGGCCGCGCTGGAGGTGGCGACCGCGGCCGCGCTCAACGACCTGTACGAGCTGGGGCTCGCGCCGCAGCGCCTGGCCCGGCTGTGCCAGCGGGCGGAGAACGCGTTCGTGGGCGTCCCCTGCGGGATCATGGACCAGACCGCGTCCGCCTGCTGCACCGAGGGGCACGCGCTCTTCCTGGACACCCGCTTGCTGACCCGGCGGCAAGTACCGTTCGATTTGGCGGCCCAGGGACTGCGTCTTCTGGTGGTCGACACCCGGGTCAGACACGAGCTGGCAGACGGCGCGTACGCGAATCGGCGCGCCTCCTGTGAGACGGCCGCGCGGGCGCTCGGGGTGCGTGCCCTGCGTGACATCCCCTACGTGCAACTGAAATCGGCCCTCGCGGACCTGGGCGAGGACGACAGACTGCGGCGCCGTGTCCGCCATGTGGTGACCGAGAACCGACGGGTGGAGGAGGCGGTCGCGCTGCTGGACGTTGGCGAGGTCCGCGCCGTCGGCCCGCTGCTGACCGCGGGCCACGCCTCCTGCCGCGACGACTTCGAGGTCTCCTGCCCGGAGCTGGACCTGGTGGTCGAGTCGGCCAACGCGGCGGGCGCGCTGGGCGCCCGGATGACCGGAGCCGGCTTCGGCGGTTCGGCGATCGTGCTGGTCACGGAGGCGGACGCGGAGCGGATCGGCCAGGTGGTGCGGGACGCCTTCGCCGCCGCCGGCTACCGGGCCCCGCGAGTCTTCCCGACGCTGCCCTCGCCGGGGGCGCGACGGTTGGCCTGA
- the galE gene encoding UDP-glucose 4-epimerase GalE — MTNKYLVTGGAGYVGSVVAAHLLEAGHQVTVVDDLSTGHRAGVPAGAEFVEGRVQDVAKWLDRSYAAVLHFAAFSQVGESVVDPEKYWLNNVGGTAALLAAMRDADVRTLVFSSTAATYGEPATTPITEDAATAPTNPYGATKLAVDHMISGECAAHGLAAVSLRYFNVAGAYRAADGVVYGERHDPESHLIPLVLQVAQGRREAISVFGDDYPTPDGTCVRDYIHVADLADAHLLALDAAREGAADRRVSPGEHLICNLGNGNGFSVREVVETVRRVTGHPVPEVVAPRRGGDPAVLVASAERARDRLGWRPRRADLAGIVADAWEFARRGESA, encoded by the coding sequence ATGACCAACAAGTACCTGGTGACGGGCGGCGCGGGCTATGTGGGCAGCGTCGTCGCCGCGCATCTGCTGGAGGCGGGCCACCAGGTCACCGTGGTCGACGACCTCTCCACCGGACACCGGGCCGGCGTGCCCGCGGGCGCCGAGTTCGTCGAGGGGCGCGTCCAGGACGTCGCCAAGTGGCTGGACCGCTCCTACGCCGCGGTGCTGCACTTCGCCGCCTTCTCCCAGGTCGGGGAGTCGGTCGTGGACCCCGAGAAGTACTGGCTCAACAACGTCGGCGGCACCGCCGCGCTGCTCGCCGCGATGCGTGACGCGGACGTGCGCACCCTGGTCTTCTCCTCCACGGCCGCGACCTACGGCGAGCCCGCCACCACCCCCATCACCGAGGACGCCGCGACCGCGCCGACCAACCCGTACGGCGCCACCAAGCTCGCCGTCGACCACATGATCAGCGGCGAGTGCGCGGCCCACGGCCTGGCCGCGGTGTCGCTGCGCTACTTCAACGTGGCCGGTGCCTACCGCGCGGCCGACGGCGTCGTCTACGGCGAGCGTCACGACCCGGAGTCGCACCTGATCCCGCTCGTCCTCCAGGTGGCCCAGGGCCGCCGGGAGGCGATCTCCGTCTTCGGCGACGACTACCCGACCCCCGACGGCACCTGCGTCCGCGACTACATCCACGTCGCCGACCTCGCCGACGCCCATCTGCTGGCGCTGGACGCGGCCCGCGAGGGCGCCGCGGACCGCCGGGTGAGCCCCGGCGAGCACCTGATCTGCAACCTCGGCAACGGCAACGGCTTCTCGGTGCGCGAGGTCGTCGAGACCGTGCGCCGGGTCACCGGCCACCCCGTCCCCGAGGTCGTCGCGCCCCGCCGCGGCGGCGACCCGGCCGTCCTGGTCGCCTCCGCCGAGCGCGCCCGGGACCGCCTCGGCTGGCGCCCGCGCCGCGCGGACCTCGCCGGCATCGTCGCGGACGCCTGGGAGTTCGCCCGGCGCGGTGAGAGCGCATGA
- the galT gene encoding galactose-1-phosphate uridylyltransferase: MQKTAVRLADGRELIYYDSRRDAVRDAVDRRPLEPTATTSEIRLDPLLGDRVAIASHRQGRTYHPPADQCPLCPSRPGRPSEIPAADYEVVVFENRFPSLVGDGGRCEVVCFTAEHDASFADLTPRQAALVLAAWTDRTAELAQLPAIEQVFCFENRGAEIGVTLGHPHGQIYGYPFATPRTEAMLRSLAAHRERTGGRNLFDDVLADERADGRRIVLDGEHWLAFVPYAAHWPYEVHLYPKSRVPDLRALDEAARAEFPAVYLELLRRFDRIFGDAEPPTPYVAGWHQAPFRAADRDRFALHLELFTVRRTAGKLKFLAGSESGMSVFINDVPPEAAAQRLREVAST; the protein is encoded by the coding sequence GTGCAGAAGACGGCGGTCCGGCTGGCGGACGGGCGTGAGTTGATCTACTACGACTCACGCCGCGACGCGGTGCGCGACGCCGTCGACCGGCGGCCGCTCGAACCCACCGCGACCACCTCCGAGATCCGCCTCGACCCGCTGCTCGGCGACCGGGTGGCGATCGCCTCGCACCGCCAGGGCCGCACCTACCACCCGCCCGCCGACCAGTGCCCGCTGTGCCCGTCCCGCCCGGGCCGCCCCAGCGAGATCCCGGCCGCCGACTACGAGGTCGTCGTCTTCGAGAACCGCTTCCCGTCGCTGGTCGGCGACGGCGGGCGGTGCGAGGTGGTCTGCTTCACCGCCGAGCACGACGCCTCCTTCGCCGACCTCACCCCGCGCCAGGCCGCGCTGGTGCTCGCGGCCTGGACCGACCGCACCGCCGAACTGGCCCAACTCCCGGCGATCGAGCAGGTCTTCTGCTTCGAGAACCGGGGCGCGGAGATCGGCGTGACCCTCGGCCATCCGCACGGCCAGATCTACGGCTATCCCTTCGCCACCCCCCGCACCGAGGCGATGCTGCGCTCACTCGCCGCGCACCGCGAGCGCACCGGCGGGCGCAACCTCTTCGACGACGTGCTGGCCGACGAGCGGGCGGACGGCCGACGGATCGTCCTCGACGGCGAGCACTGGCTGGCCTTCGTGCCGTATGCCGCGCACTGGCCGTACGAGGTGCATCTCTACCCGAAGAGCCGGGTGCCGGACCTGCGGGCGCTGGACGAGGCGGCCCGCGCGGAGTTCCCGGCGGTGTACCTGGAACTCCTCAGGCGGTTCGACCGGATCTTCGGCGACGCCGAGCCCCCTACGCCGTACGTCGCCGGCTGGCACCAGGCGCCGTTCCGGGCGGCCGACCGCGACCGGTTCGCGCTCCACCTCGAGCTCTTCACCGTTCGCCGCACTGCCGGCAAGCTCAAGTTCCTCGCTGGTTCCGAATCCGGCATGAGTGTGTTCATCAACGACGTGCCGCCGGAGGCCGCGGCGCAGCGACTGCGAGAGGTAGCGAGCACATGA
- a CDS encoding sodium:solute symporter family protein — protein MQYLADGLRLPTNGLDYTILGIYFVVVLGIGYFARRSVKTSLDFFLSGRSLPAWVTGLAFVAANLGATEILGMAANGAQYGAYTVHWYWIGAIPAMVFLGLVMMPFYYGSKVRSVPEFLLHRFGPSSHLLSSLIFAVSSVLIAGVNLYAMAIVLEALIGWPQWVAIVVAGFFVLAYITLGGLSSAIYNEVLQFFVILAALIPLTVVGLKRVGGWDGLSDTLTGSHGDDFLSAWGGTGIGEPNPLGANWLTIVLGLGFVMSFGYWTTNFAEVQRALSARNLSAAQRTPLIAAYPKILIPMVVVVPGLIALAMEPTLGKEGSDLQYNDAIPLLMRDLLPNGVLGIAVTGLLAAFMAGMAANVSSFNTVFTNDIWAAYVVKGREDRYYLATGRVVTAIGVLMGMGTAFIASSFSNIMNYLQTLFSFFNVPLFCVFIIGMFWKRSTAAAGFWGLLSGTVAAMVNYFWFYKQGVVDIPSDQGANFVSSIVAFVVGGVVMVAVSAFTRPKPIEQLAGLVYGTRSPGMAEPPAAGDDAWYRKPALLGWGAIVLAAACYIPFSI, from the coding sequence ATGCAGTACTTGGCTGACGGGCTGCGACTCCCCACCAACGGGCTCGACTACACGATCCTGGGCATCTACTTCGTCGTCGTCCTGGGCATCGGCTACTTCGCCCGGCGCAGCGTCAAGACCAGCCTGGACTTCTTCCTCTCCGGGAGGTCGCTGCCGGCCTGGGTCACCGGCCTGGCCTTCGTCGCCGCCAATCTCGGCGCCACCGAGATCCTCGGCATGGCCGCCAACGGCGCGCAGTACGGCGCCTACACCGTGCACTGGTACTGGATCGGCGCCATCCCCGCCATGGTCTTCCTGGGCCTGGTGATGATGCCCTTCTACTACGGCTCCAAGGTCAGGTCCGTCCCCGAGTTCCTGCTGCACCGCTTCGGGCCGTCCTCGCACCTGCTCAGCTCCCTGATCTTCGCCGTCTCCTCGGTGCTGATCGCCGGCGTCAACCTCTACGCGATGGCGATCGTGCTGGAGGCGCTGATCGGCTGGCCCCAGTGGGTCGCGATCGTGGTCGCCGGCTTCTTCGTGCTCGCCTACATCACGCTCGGCGGCCTGTCCTCCGCCATCTACAACGAGGTACTGCAGTTCTTCGTCATCCTCGCCGCGCTGATCCCGCTGACCGTCGTCGGTCTCAAGCGGGTCGGCGGCTGGGACGGACTGTCGGACACCCTCACCGGCAGCCACGGCGACGACTTCCTGTCCGCCTGGGGCGGCACCGGCATCGGCGAACCCAACCCGCTGGGCGCCAACTGGCTGACCATCGTGCTCGGCCTCGGCTTCGTGATGAGCTTCGGCTACTGGACCACCAACTTCGCCGAGGTGCAGCGCGCCCTGTCGGCGCGCAACCTGTCGGCCGCCCAGCGCACCCCGCTGATCGCCGCCTACCCCAAGATCCTCATCCCCATGGTGGTGGTCGTCCCCGGGCTGATCGCCCTGGCCATGGAGCCGACGCTGGGCAAGGAGGGCAGCGACCTCCAGTACAACGACGCCATTCCGCTGCTCATGCGCGACCTGCTCCCCAACGGCGTCCTGGGCATCGCGGTCACCGGCCTGCTCGCCGCGTTCATGGCCGGCATGGCGGCCAACGTCTCGTCCTTCAACACCGTCTTCACCAACGACATCTGGGCCGCGTACGTGGTCAAGGGGCGGGAGGACCGCTACTACCTGGCGACCGGCCGGGTGGTGACCGCGATCGGCGTGCTGATGGGCATGGGCACGGCCTTCATCGCCTCGTCCTTCAGCAACATCATGAACTATCTGCAGACGCTGTTCTCGTTCTTCAACGTGCCGCTGTTCTGCGTCTTCATCATCGGCATGTTCTGGAAGCGGTCGACGGCCGCGGCCGGCTTCTGGGGGCTGCTGTCCGGCACGGTCGCCGCGATGGTCAACTACTTCTGGTTCTACAAGCAGGGCGTCGTGGACATCCCCAGCGACCAGGGCGCCAACTTCGTCTCCTCGATCGTGGCCTTCGTGGTCGGCGGCGTGGTGATGGTGGCGGTCTCGGCGTTCACCCGACCCAAGCCGATCGAGCAGCTGGCGGGCCTGGTCTACGGCACCCGCTCCCCCGGCATGGCCGAGCCGCCGGCCGCCGGCGACGACGCCTGGTACCGCAAGCCGGCGCTGCTGGGCTGGGGCGCGATCGTCCTGGCGGCCGCCTGCTACATCCCGTTCTCCATCTGA
- a CDS encoding LuxR C-terminal-related transcriptional regulator → MGVRLMVVDDHRLLAEALASALKLRGHRVLAAAAPSAGAAELVVSRAPEVCLLGTSTPAEPGAFEPVVRIKRERPQVAVVVLGPVPSPRGIAAAFAAGASGYVRHDERIDGVERAMVKARAGEAAVAPQLLQGAFTELLNPAAQPDDEGARLLQMLTPREVEVLVRVAEGEDTRLIAAGMGIAPSTARTHVQRVLMKLGVGSRLEAAALAARTGLLDRAGGVGGTSGAGRAVR, encoded by the coding sequence ATGGGTGTGCGACTCATGGTGGTCGACGACCACCGGCTGCTCGCTGAGGCGCTCGCCTCGGCGCTGAAGCTGCGCGGGCACCGGGTGCTCGCGGCGGCGGCGCCGAGCGCCGGGGCCGCCGAACTGGTGGTCAGCCGGGCGCCGGAGGTGTGCCTGCTGGGCACGTCGACACCGGCCGAACCCGGTGCCTTCGAACCGGTGGTGCGGATCAAACGGGAGCGGCCGCAGGTCGCGGTGGTGGTGCTCGGGCCGGTCCCGAGCCCGCGCGGTATCGCCGCCGCCTTCGCCGCCGGCGCCTCCGGCTATGTGCGGCACGACGAGCGCATCGACGGCGTGGAGCGGGCCATGGTCAAGGCGAGGGCGGGCGAGGCGGCGGTGGCCCCGCAACTGCTCCAGGGCGCCTTCACGGAGCTGCTCAATCCGGCCGCGCAGCCGGACGACGAGGGCGCCCGGCTGCTCCAGATGCTCACGCCGCGCGAGGTCGAGGTGCTGGTGCGGGTCGCCGAGGGCGAGGACACCCGCCTCATCGCCGCCGGCATGGGCATCGCGCCCAGCACCGCCCGCACCCATGTCCAGCGCGTTCTGATGAAGCTCGGCGTCGGCTCCCGACTGGAGGCCGCCGCGCTGGCGGCCCGCACGGGACTCCTCGACCGGGCCGGAGGCGTGGGCGGCACCTCGGGTGCGGGGCGCGCGGTGCGGTAG
- a CDS encoding ABC-F family ATP-binding cassette domain-containing protein, producing MATNLVNLEAVGKVYGTRALLDGVSLGVNEGDRIGVVGRNGDGKTTLIRMLARLEEADSGRVTHAGGLRLAVLTQHDSLDPAATIRHEVIGDLADHEWAGNAKIRDVLTGLFGGLDLPSFPQGLDTVIGPLSGGERRRIALAKLLIAEQDLIVLDEPTNHLDVEGISWLARHLSARRSALVCVTHDRWFLDQVCTRMWDVQRGVVHEYEGGYSDYVFARAERERIAATEEAKRQNLMRKELAWLRRGAPARTSKPRFRIEAANELIADVPPPRDSSELMRFAGSRLGKTVFDLEGVTVQAGPKVLLKHLTWQLGPGDRIGLVGVNGAGKTSLLRALAEAARTEGEEQPAAGRIVVGKTVRLAYLSQDVAELDPDKRVLEAVQQVRDRVDLGKGREMTAGQLCEKFGFTKEKQWTPVGDLSGGERRRLQILRLLMDEPNVLFLDEPTNDLDIETLTQLEDLLDGWPGSLVVISHDRYFVERTTDRVLALLGDATLRMLPRGIDEYLERREAAAAAANAAAVPGAGASGGGAAPAKPKGGGDTRAAKKELQRIERRLDRISEQETKLHEQIAEHATDFAKVAGLDAQLRELAGEREELELRWLELADEV from the coding sequence ATGGCCACCAACCTCGTCAATCTGGAAGCCGTCGGCAAGGTGTACGGCACCCGTGCGCTGCTCGACGGCGTCTCCCTCGGCGTCAACGAGGGCGACCGGATCGGCGTCGTCGGCCGCAACGGAGACGGCAAGACCACCCTGATCCGGATGCTGGCCCGGCTGGAGGAGGCCGACAGCGGCCGCGTCACCCACGCCGGCGGGCTGCGGCTGGCCGTGCTCACCCAGCACGACTCCCTCGACCCGGCGGCCACCATCCGGCACGAGGTGATCGGCGACCTGGCCGACCACGAGTGGGCCGGCAACGCCAAGATCCGTGACGTGCTCACCGGGCTGTTCGGCGGGCTCGACCTGCCCTCCTTCCCGCAGGGTCTGGACACGGTGATCGGCCCGCTCTCCGGCGGCGAGCGGCGCCGGATCGCGCTGGCCAAGCTGCTCATCGCCGAGCAGGACCTGATCGTGCTGGACGAGCCCACCAACCACCTGGACGTGGAGGGCATCTCCTGGCTCGCCCGGCACCTGAGCGCCCGCCGCTCGGCGCTGGTGTGCGTCACCCACGACCGGTGGTTCCTGGACCAGGTCTGCACCCGCATGTGGGATGTGCAGCGCGGCGTCGTCCACGAGTACGAGGGCGGCTACAGCGACTACGTCTTCGCCCGGGCCGAGCGGGAGCGCATCGCCGCCACCGAGGAGGCCAAGCGGCAGAACCTCATGCGCAAGGAGCTGGCCTGGCTGCGCCGCGGCGCCCCGGCCCGCACCAGCAAGCCGCGCTTCCGCATCGAGGCGGCCAACGAGCTGATCGCGGACGTGCCGCCGCCGCGCGACTCCTCCGAGCTGATGCGCTTCGCCGGCTCGCGCCTGGGCAAGACCGTCTTCGACCTGGAGGGCGTGACCGTCCAGGCCGGCCCGAAGGTCCTGCTGAAGCACCTGACCTGGCAGCTCGGCCCCGGCGACCGCATCGGTCTGGTCGGTGTCAACGGCGCCGGCAAGACCTCGCTGCTGCGGGCCCTGGCCGAGGCCGCCCGCACCGAGGGCGAGGAGCAGCCCGCGGCGGGCCGGATCGTGGTCGGCAAGACCGTGCGGCTCGCCTACCTCTCCCAGGACGTCGCCGAACTCGACCCGGACAAGCGGGTGCTGGAGGCCGTCCAGCAGGTGCGGGACCGCGTCGACCTGGGCAAGGGCCGGGAGATGACGGCGGGCCAGCTGTGCGAGAAGTTCGGCTTCACCAAGGAGAAGCAGTGGACGCCGGTGGGCGACCTCTCCGGTGGTGAGCGGCGCCGGCTGCAGATCCTGCGGCTGCTGATGGACGAGCCGAACGTGCTGTTCCTGGACGAGCCCACCAACGACCTCGACATCGAGACGCTCACCCAGCTGGAGGACCTGCTCGACGGCTGGCCCGGCTCGCTGGTGGTCATCAGCCACGACCGCTACTTCGTCGAGCGCACCACGGACCGGGTGCTGGCGCTGCTGGGCGACGCCACGCTGCGGATGCTGCCGCGCGGCATCGACGAGTACCTGGAGCGGCGCGAGGCGGCCGCCGCTGCCGCCAACGCGGCCGCGGTGCCCGGGGCCGGGGCCTCGGGCGGCGGCGCCGCGCCCGCCAAGCCCAAGGGCGGCGGCGACACCCGGGCCGCGAAGAAGGAACTCCAGCGCATCGAGCGCCGCCTGGACCGCATCAGCGAGCAGGAGACGAAGCTGCACGAGCAGATCGCCGAGCACGCCACGGACTTCGCGAAGGTCGCGGGCCTCGACGCCCAGCTGCGCGAGCTGGCGGGCGAGCGGGAGGAGCTCGAACTGCGCTGGCTGGAGCTGGCCGACGAGGTGTGA
- a CDS encoding 4-(cytidine 5'-diphospho)-2-C-methyl-D-erythritol kinase, producing MSASDSVTVRVPAKVNVQLAVGGPRPDGFHDLANVFLAVGLYDEVTVTPADELRITVSGPDAHQVPTDRTNLAARAALALAERHGREARVHLHIAKDIPVAGGMAGGSADGAAALVGCDALWGTGASREELLEICAELGSDVPFSLIGGAALGRGRGELLTPLEVGGAFHWVFAVADGGLSTPAVYRECDRLRGDAPVPDPEPSPALLEALRTGDAAALAAAVDNDLQAAAVSLRPSLAETLRAGTEAGALASLVSGSGPTCAFLVKDGQDAEAVAAALLASGSCRAARVATGPAEGARLVAG from the coding sequence GTGAGCGCGTCCGACTCCGTGACCGTACGGGTCCCGGCCAAGGTCAACGTGCAGCTGGCGGTCGGCGGCCCGCGCCCCGACGGCTTCCACGACCTGGCCAACGTCTTCCTCGCCGTGGGGCTCTACGACGAGGTCACCGTCACGCCCGCGGACGAGCTCCGGATCACCGTCTCCGGGCCCGACGCGCACCAGGTCCCGACCGACCGGACCAACCTGGCCGCGCGCGCCGCGCTCGCCCTCGCCGAGCGGCACGGGCGCGAGGCGCGCGTGCACCTGCACATCGCCAAGGACATCCCGGTGGCCGGCGGCATGGCCGGCGGCAGCGCCGACGGGGCGGCCGCCCTGGTCGGCTGCGACGCGCTGTGGGGCACCGGCGCCTCCCGCGAGGAACTCCTGGAGATCTGCGCCGAGTTGGGCAGCGACGTGCCGTTCAGCCTGATCGGCGGGGCGGCGCTGGGCCGCGGCCGGGGCGAGCTGCTCACCCCGCTGGAGGTCGGCGGCGCCTTCCACTGGGTCTTCGCCGTCGCCGACGGCGGCCTGTCCACGCCCGCGGTCTACCGCGAGTGCGACCGGCTGCGCGGCGACGCCCCCGTCCCCGACCCCGAGCCGTCCCCCGCCCTGCTGGAGGCGCTGCGCACCGGCGACGCGGCCGCGCTGGCCGCCGCCGTCGACAACGACCTCCAGGCCGCCGCCGTCTCGCTGCGCCCCTCCCTCGCCGAGACGCTCCGGGCGGGCACCGAGGCCGGCGCGCTGGCCTCCCTGGTCTCCGGCTCCGGCCCGACCTGCGCGTTCCTGGTGAAGGACGGCCAGGACGCCGAGGCCGTGGCCGCCGCCCTGCTCGCCTCCGGAAGCTGCCGTGCGGCCCGGGTGGCCACCGGCCCGGCCGAGGGGGCCCGGTTGGTCGCGGGCTGA